The sequence GGATCGGCGTGCCGGGCGGCGCCGCCACGGAGCTCGCCTCGGCCGGGGCCGCCCGCTCCGGCGGTGCGTCCGGGGGCCGGCGGGCGGCGGCGAACTGCGGATCGCCGCGCAGCAGCCGGCGCAGCCGGGGCCCGCCCTGGTGGAACGGGCGCCGGTGGCCGTCGGGAGCCGCGAGCGTCAGCGCCCGCTGCAACGATTGGTGCACCGTCGCTGCCGGCTCGCCCTGTTCGCTCGCCGCGGCGGCGGAGATCAGCCACGCGTCGATCAGCAGCGGCGGCGGTGACCCGGCGCCGCCGAGGATCGGCTTGACCAGGTCAGCCGCCTGCCGGGCCTCGCCCTTGGCCAGCCGGGCGGCGGCGCTGACCAGCACCGCCTGGGCCGAGTCCCGGTCGTCCAGGGTGGCGACGGTGGCCAGCGCCTCGTCCGGGCTGCCCATGGAGACCGCCAGTTGGGCCCGGTTCACCGTGATCTCCTGGTGCAGCCAGCGCGGCCGGCGCCCGGCATCGTCGCGCGCCTGCGCCTCGTCCAGGACGGTCGCGGCGCTGCGGAACTCCCCCCGGCCGCTGAGCAGGCGGGACCGGACCAGGGCCACCGCCGCGGCGACCAGCGGGTCGTCGGCGCCGGCGCCCTCCGCGGCACGCAGGTGGGCCCACGCCGTCGCCGCCGACCACCGTTCCGCGTCGACCCAGGCCAGCGCGGCGGACACGGCCGGGCGGGGGCGCTGCGCCGCCCGGTGCCGGCTGTTCAGCTGCGCCGCCTGGCCGGCCGCGGCGACCGCCTCACACAGCCGGCCCTGGTACGCGTTGAGCAGGGCGAGCCGTTCCAGGCAGCTGAGCCGCAGGCCGTCCCAGCCGGAGGGCGGCAGGGCGCGGGTGGCGTCGGTCAGCGTCGCGATGGCGTCGTCCAGCGCCCCGGCCTCGCCCTGCGCCACCGACCGCCAGAACAACCTGATCGCGTCCAGTTCGGGGTGCTCGGCGGGCAGCCGGGCGAGCAGCGCGCCGGCCGTCTCCGCCGAGCGCAACGCCCGCGGGACATCGCCCCGCATGGCGCTCGCGACGGTGTCCAGCAGCGCCGCGGTCGCCCGTACCGGCGCGGTCGCCGGGTCCGTCGCGGCGGCGTCGGCCCGCTCCGCGGCACGCCGCAGGTGTGCCGCCGCCCGCTCCGGGTCGGTGCGGGCCAGCCACCGGGCGGCGGTCACCAGCTCGGCCTCCGGGCCGTCCACGTCGTCCGGCATGTCGTGGAACAACCGGACGAGCCGGTCGGACTCGCCGCCGGCCAGCAGGTGCCCGACTCCCAGGTCGCGCAGCAGCACGGTGCTGGCGTGCCGCCAGTCGCCGCCGCTGACGGCGTGCCGGACGGCGTCGACCGGCCGTCCCCGGGCGGCGAACCAGGCAGCGGCCCGGCGGTGCAGCTCGGGTACCCGGGCCGGATCCTCGTACGCCAGCTGGGCGCGCAGCAGCTCGCCGAAGAGCCGGTGGTAGCGGTGCACCGCGGGGTCGTGGGCGACCGGCTGGAGGAAGGCGTTCGCCCGCTCCAGCCGGTCGACGATGTGTCGTGCGTCGCCCCGCCCGACCAGCGTCTCGGCCAGATCGAGGGTGAAGTCGTCGACGATGCTGGTGCACAGCAGGAACTCGCGCGCCTGCGGCGGCTGGCTCGCGAGCACCTCGCCCAGGAAGTACTCGGCGAGATTGGACTCGTCGCCGACGACGGTGGCGATCAGCTCCTCGGCGTCGCCGCGCCCCTGCGCCGCCAGGGCGAACATCCGCAGACCGACGGCCCACCCCTCGGTGTGCTCGACGAGCGCCCGCACGGCCCGCTCCGGCAGCGCCACGGCGTGCCCGCTGAGCAGGTCGGCCGCCTCGGCGACGGTGAAGGCCAGATCGCCGGCGCGGATCTCGCTGAGCGTTCCGGCCAGGCGGTAGCGGTACAGCGGCAGGGGCGGATCCCACCGCCCCGCGAGGACCAGGCGCAGGTGCTTGTCCGCGTGCCGTAGCAGCGCGTCCAGGTCCTCGGCCAGTCGCCGGTCGGTCAGCATCGAGGCGTTGTCCAGGATCAGCACCACCGGGCCGTGGTGGGCGGCGAGATCCGCGGCGAGCCGGGCGAGCAGGGGCCGCTCGAACGCGCCGGTGCCGATCGCCTCGTCGATCGTCGGCGACAGGGTGATGCCGGCGCGGCTGAGCCCTTCGACGAGATACGGCCAGAAGACGGCCGGTACGTCGTCCCCCTCCTCCAGGCTGATCCACACGGTCGGGCCGGGCGCCCGGCCCGACGCCGCCCAGGAAGCGGCGAGCACCGTCTTCCCGCTGCCGGGCGGGCCGGTGACCACCGTGATCGGCTGCTGGACGGCGGCGCCGAGCCGGTCGAGCAGCCGGGTGCGCCGCACCGCGAACGGCGGGGTGTCCGGCACGGTGAACTTCGCGGCCAGCAGCGGGTCGATGCCGGCCGCCGGTCCGGTGCCGGTTCCGGTGTGAACCGTCGTTTCGCTCGTCACGGCAAGGCCTCGATGTCGGTCGTGCCCGGCGTTCGGCAGGCTCCATTGATCGGCTGGGGCGCGGCGGGATCCACATGCGGTGACCGGCAGGCGGCGCGGCCGGCATCGTCCGGGGGGCGAGAGGGGTCGTCGGCGGCGAGCCCGGATGTCAGGCCCCGTCTGTACTGCGCTGGTTGCTCCGACATGACCCTGCGCGGGCCCGGTCCCCGAGCCCTGACCACCCCTCATGACACTCGGTGATTTTCAGCCTACTCAAGGCGGGCCGCGGGCGGGCCCTTATGCGGGCCGACCGGGACGCGGCCTCGCGGCCGCGCCGGCCTCGCGCGGCGTGGGCGTCATCCGGCGGGGAGGATCCGCGCCGGCTGGCGCGGGCGCAACCTGAGACGATGAACGTGCCGGCCGAGCGCTCCGCGTCCGCCCCGTCCCGGGCCCTGTACCAGCTGCGGCTGGCCGGGCTCATCCCGCCGGACCTGGTCGGAGACATCGAGGGGCTGCGGATCACCGAGGAGCCGGCCGAGACGGTCCTGTGCGGGGAGCTGGCCGACCAGTCGGCGCTGTTCGGGCTCCTGGCCCGCATCCACGGCCTCGGCCTGCAGCTGCTGGAGGTGCGCCGGCTCACCGACGTCGACGCCGAGGACCCGCCGTTCGTCCCGGACCGATGACGCCGCTCCGCGCGGCGCCGGACCGGTCATGCCTCGCCGCGGCTGCCCTCCGGCACGGCCGCGACCGACCGGTCGCCGGTGGCGCGCGGCGGGCACTCCGTGGCGATCGAGCGCAGCTGGACCAGTTCGACGCCGTACCGGTCCAGCCGGTCGAGCAGGCGGTCCAGATCCGCGGCGGAGAGCCGGCCACGGATGGCGCTGTGCCGGGGGAGCGCGCGGATCCGCAGGTCACCCAGGATTCTGCGGAGCAGCGGGCCGAGACGGCCGCGTACCCGGATCTCGTAGCGCTCGCGCATCGCCGGCTCCCTGCCTCTGGCGGATGTCCTCGCCACCATGCCGCCCGGGCGCGCGCCGCCGCCTCCCCCGGGCGGGATGAGCGTCACGTCGAGCCGGCCGGACCCCCGGTGTCCGCGCCCGGTTCATCCGCGCGGAGTGAGGAACGGCGCACCGCGGCGTGGCTGACTGATCGGGACGCCGCCGCCTGCGCCGCGGCGGCGTACGCCAAGGAAACGAGCACCAGGGAAAAGAGGAGAAGTCATGGCAACACTGGTCGCCATCGGATACCCCGACGAGACCACCGCGACGGCGGCGTCGCTGGAGGCGGATCGGCTGTCCAAGGATCTGATCATCCAACCGGACGCGATTGCGGTGATCATCCGGGACCGGGAGGGCAAGTTCCACGTCACCACCAACCATCACGCGGTCGGTGGCGGGGCCACCTATGGGATGTTCTGGGGCCTGCTGTTCGGGATGCTGTTCTTCATCCCGGTCCTGGGCATGGCCGTGGGCGCCGGGCTGGGCGCGCTGACCGGCAAACTCGCCAAGGGCGCGATCGAGAAGGACTTCCAGGAGCGGATCCGGGACCAGTTGCAGCCGGGCACCTCGGCGCTGTTCCTGGTGGTCGAGGCCGTCACCCCGGACAAGGCGGTGGAGGCGCTCAGCGTGTACGGCGGCACGGTGCTCAAGTCCTCGCTGTCCAAGGAGGCCGAGAACGAGCTGCAGGACGCGCTGCACGGAGCGGCTGCCCGGTAGCCCGCCGGCGGGTACGGCGTCGCCCGGGCACCGGGTGGCGCCGCGGGGCGGGTCAGTGCAGCAGGGTCTTGAGGATGATCAGGACGACCCCGAACATGCCGGCGACCACGGTGCACTGGACCCGCTCACCGGTGCTCAGCCGGCCGTTCGCGCCGATCCGCCAGCCGGCCACGGCCAGCAGCAGCGTGCTGCAGGCCAGCGAGACGATCTCCGCGGTGATCAGGCGCGCGCCGCTCAGGCGTACCAGGATGAGCACCAGCAACGGCAGGCCGGACGCGGTGACGATCTCCCAGCCGGCGGTCAGCTGCTCGCGGATGACGTGCCGGGCCGGCCGGCGACCCTGATGGATGCGTTCCGCCACGATCCGGGCGTAGCGTTCGGCCGCCCAGTAGACGAGGAGGGTGACCAGGACCGCGACGACCACGTCCCGGACACTCTCCCCGTGCCCGGCGACCAGGACGGCGGCGCCGACGATGATGCCGTAGACGCCGGACGCCGTCGCCTCCTCCGTCTCGTGGGTCAGCCGGACCCGCAGGGCACGATTGACGGTCATGGGGCTCAGCGTCGCCGAGCCGGCGCGGCGCGCTCCTCACCCGCGGCGGATGAATCGCGGCGTCCGGCGGCGTCCGGCGGCGGACGCGGCGCCCGGCGCTGCCCGGCCCGGCCCCCGCTCCTGTTCCCGGATCAGCAGCTGCCGGGCACGCACGTCCGCCGGC is a genomic window of Actinoplanes teichomyceticus ATCC 31121 containing:
- a CDS encoding LuxR C-terminal-related transcriptional regulator — encoded protein: MTSETTVHTGTGTGPAAGIDPLLAAKFTVPDTPPFAVRRTRLLDRLGAAVQQPITVVTGPPGSGKTVLAASWAASGRAPGPTVWISLEEGDDVPAVFWPYLVEGLSRAGITLSPTIDEAIGTGAFERPLLARLAADLAAHHGPVVLILDNASMLTDRRLAEDLDALLRHADKHLRLVLAGRWDPPLPLYRYRLAGTLSEIRAGDLAFTVAEAADLLSGHAVALPERAVRALVEHTEGWAVGLRMFALAAQGRGDAEELIATVVGDESNLAEYFLGEVLASQPPQAREFLLCTSIVDDFTLDLAETLVGRGDARHIVDRLERANAFLQPVAHDPAVHRYHRLFGELLRAQLAYEDPARVPELHRRAAAWFAARGRPVDAVRHAVSGGDWRHASTVLLRDLGVGHLLAGGESDRLVRLFHDMPDDVDGPEAELVTAARWLARTDPERAAAHLRRAAERADAAATDPATAPVRATAALLDTVASAMRGDVPRALRSAETAGALLARLPAEHPELDAIRLFWRSVAQGEAGALDDAIATLTDATRALPPSGWDGLRLSCLERLALLNAYQGRLCEAVAAAGQAAQLNSRHRAAQRPRPAVSAALAWVDAERWSAATAWAHLRAAEGAGADDPLVAAAVALVRSRLLSGRGEFRSAATVLDEAQARDDAGRRPRWLHQEITVNRAQLAVSMGSPDEALATVATLDDRDSAQAVLVSAAARLAKGEARQAADLVKPILGGAGSPPPLLIDAWLISAAAASEQGEPAATVHQSLQRALTLAAPDGHRRPFHQGGPRLRRLLRGDPQFAAARRPPDAPPERAAPAEASSVAAPPGTPILVDPLSERELEVLHHLAAMLGTEEIADAMYLSVNTVKTHVRSILRKLAAPRRNEAVRRARALGLV
- a CDS encoding DUF1269 domain-containing protein, which gives rise to MATLVAIGYPDETTATAASLEADRLSKDLIIQPDAIAVIIRDREGKFHVTTNHHAVGGGATYGMFWGLLFGMLFFIPVLGMAVGAGLGALTGKLAKGAIEKDFQERIRDQLQPGTSALFLVVEAVTPDKAVEALSVYGGTVLKSSLSKEAENELQDALHGAAAR